The DNA sequence TTAGGATAAGCAGCATTCACAAAAACCTCTGTGCATCCTTGCCCTTGAAACTCATGGTGAAATTTGCCACCACGTGACAGATATAAAAAGCCCGGTATGCATTAGGCGGAAGCCAGCCACCATCAGCAGCCTCCAATGCAGCCTTTATCCCGTTGTGCCTATTTGGTATGACTAGAATACCCCGTTGAGGCGTTACATGCTGTCGAAGGTGAGATAAAAATATTGACCAAGACTCTGCATTCTCACCCTCTACAAGTGCAAATGCAATAGGAATGATATTGGAGTTGCCGTCCTAAGCAATCGCGACAAGTAGCGTACCACCGTATTTGCCGTACAAGTGCGTCCCGTCGACACTAACCAACTACTTGCAATGATGGAAGGCCTCGATTCATAGTGGGAATGTCCAGAAAAGCCTATGGAAATAAGCTGATGAGTCATCCACTTACCCACCAACCCTCACAGTGCGCGTCCTCAACCCCGCGACACTATTTGGCCTCATGATCTGCACATCCAGTACGTGTCGCAGCAAATGATTTTATGACTCTTCCCAATCTCTATTAATCTGTGCTACGACCTTCTGTTTATCCATCCaaaccctcctgtaagtcggtCTAAACCCGAAACGTGCCTCTGTTGTATTCTGTAGTACCTTGATCGAGACAACAGCATCAGATCTGATCATGTGTAATATGAAGGCCGATATGAGATGATTATCAAGCATCTTGTGATCACTAGATATCGATGTGGCCAAGCAAGTATGAGGACCATTGTACCATTTTACTTCTCAAATACCTCTGCACTGGCGGAGGCTAACCCGAATGAGCCATGTGCACTCGTTCCCCAACACTTTGTACTCAACCTCACAACAGATGCTATAAGTCTTCACGCTTAACACGATCtcctctttatcctgaaattgctaTGGTACCCCGCGACACTATCATGGTATCCAAGTTCAAAGTTGAAAAATGTGGGGGGTACTGATGAGTTCCTGAACTAGATGCTCCTCCacccacatcatcatcatcatcatgcaatgtATCCTCAACGCCATCCGGTATTCCACCCTCTCCGAAAATCGGGACCATAATAGGAGTACCGGGCATCGCAATCGCAACCTCACCCAAGGGTCCAGTGTCACATATTCCTCCGTCACAGTTTCAATTCAGATTAGCTGCAAAGGATGGAGATGCAACTAAAACTACCTCAGGTACAATCATCGGCACAGCTGACGAGGCACCAACAGGCTTGGAACTAGAGCAGGTTGGTATTGCTGAGAATTGAGGATTTTGGTTCGATCCTCTAGAACTACAGACCACATCCACAAGTTTTGCCAATAACTCAGGGGTCTTCACCTCAGAAAACTGACAACGACAACGGAACAGAACTTGCAAATCTTCGTCACTGCCTATGACGAATGAATCATACTTCACATCATCGCCCAACACGAAAATCGAAATTTTGTAGAATAACTTCTCCACCTGTTTCACGCCATGCAGCTTTAGTTTCTGGAGTATAGTATTCTGAAACTCAGTGAAACTCGTCGAAGGTTTGAGGAAAACACTCAGCGGATCTTTGTCGGTAAATTTAATTCCCGATCACCTTTTTTTCTTAATGGGCCCTTTATAGTATACTAGAACTAAAAAACTCTCATCACTAGCCATTACGAGTGGTAAAAAATTCACGTTTAGCTCGTATTGATATACGTTAGGACTATTACTCGTATTTATACATACTAGTAAACCGAAATCTAATGGTTTTGATTTACCATTACCCAATACCATTGTAAATCGATTTTAATGGATTCGATTTGCTAAATCGAATCTTATTGATTCAATTtagtataatttatataaattgaaaccTATAAATTCGATTTACTTTTGAATCACAACTTTAAATAATTCAAATCCAGTAGATTCGATTTTTATTAACAACTCTAATTCAAATTCgataaattcgatttatatagaaatatgcAACGAGACAATCTAGTAATATTTTTGAGTTTGGAAAATCCAAATAATATTGGAATGGCTTTGGTTTATGAAGGTGAATTACCCTAAAATAATTTCTGCCAAAGACCATctcagaaataaataaataaataaataaataaataaataaaacatacctGGTAATTGGTAAAGATGATCATCGTCGTAATGACGTAACCTGAGATGGGTGAGTAAGAGGCaatattaaccaaaaaaaaaagggggagcagaagaaaagaaatggaggaAGAAAAAGCGGCAGCATACTACGACGAGCTTACCAGAAAGGGCGAAGGAGCTGCCAGATTCAAGCAAGGGCTTGGCTTTTCAAGCGCCCCTTCAAACGACGACGCTCCAAAGCGAGGCTCAGcccttgcttcttcttcttcctcctttctttccAAATTCGTCAAAGCTTCCGCCCCTTCCAATTCTAACTCTCCTCCACCGCCGCCACTGTCGTCGGAGTCTGACAAGCAAGCGCCGCTCCTCTCCATTCAAGACAAGCTCAAGAAAAAGCCCGCCCCCGATTCTTCTAGGGTTCCGGAGAAGAACAGAGATAGGGAACCCGATCCAACCACCAGAAGACGAAGCAGAAGCAGAACTAGAAGTAGAGACAGATGTAGGGAGAGGGGAAAGGAATCGAGAAGGAGAAGTAggagcagaagcagaagcagagaGAGACACTCTCATAGAGACAGAGATAGAGATAGGGATAGGAGACGAAGAAGAAGGAGCAGGTCGAGAAGTAGAAGCGATTCCGATGGGGAGAGGCGGCGTAGAGGGAGACGCAGGAGCAGGAGTAGAAGTGTTTCTCCCCGCAGGTCAGAGAAGAATAGGGATCGAGATGATAGAAGAAAGGGGAACAATGCTGGGGTTGATTATGCCAAGCTTATTTCTGGTTATGACACTATGGTATCTTCAATCTTCTTCCcctaaaagaacaaaaaaaaaaggaaaaagaaaaagaagtgtttGTGCTTGATACTTTggtttatttcaattttaattatttgtgcCATGCCAAGCTTGTTGTCTAAGTGATGTGAGTAGTAATGGAGCTTATTGTTTGTACTTTGTAGAACTGCTTAGTATTTAGTTAGTTTCTTAAAAGTAAAAATCTTAATTAGTTTTCTCACTTTGCAATTACTCAAACAGTCATCTGCTGAAAGAGTCAAAGCTAAGATGAAGCTTCAGCTCTCCCAAACTGGTAAGTCTATAGTCCTTATTCAGACTTTCAGGTGGTGCTTTTTGATGCACAGCTTTGTTCTGCATATTCTAATTTGCTTTATGAACCATGAAATGTTCACACTGTCATTGTCATTGATTCTATTATTCTATATATTGCTTATGTTTACTATTGTGGTAATCAAGTGTAAGAACAATTTCCAACAGCTTACTGTGCGAAAATACAAGGTGAACTTGACTTTGCATGAATATCTCTGGTTGCTGTAGTGTGTGACCATGTGGTATCAGAATTTTAGGCTGGggttatgaaaaatattttacattcaGACTTGAAGAGAATACAGTAATAGTTACTTATTATTGAGCAAGTGTGCTGGTTTATACACGTTGTACCAACTTGATTTCGTGGGATATTTTTTAATGCAGCGGCCCAAGACTCAGAAAAAGGTAAGGGCTGGGAGCGATTTGAGTTTGACAAGGATGCCCCTCTTGAAGATGAGGAAATTGAAGGTTGGACTTGTTTGCCAATTtcattattctaaataaatttaccCAGACTTCTTCACTGCAAATATAATCTGTTTTAAAATGTTCAAATATCCTTCCAATGGACAGCTTTTTGAGTCTTCCTATGTTTTCCTGATAATGCAGCACAGGGTCCTGAATCATGATAATGTAAACTTCATTTTTAATTGATCCAATGTTGAGTACCGTTGTTGTGTGCTTGTTAATACCATCAATACTTACTGATTTTAATTGTTCATTGCTTAgtcatggtgattcttttaattattgaatGCCAATGATATTTTTGCTTATAAATGATAATGAGTAATGGTTTGGGGTTTGGCTTGAAGCCTGAAACTTAATTGAACTGATTGTATTTGCCCACCTATCTGCAGTGGCTGAAGATGATGCCTCCTTGGTCAAGCAAATTGGCCAGAGTTTCCGGTATTCTAAAATAGAGGTATATTCCTCTTCTTATATTCATGAATAGTCAGTTTTGTTCCTTGTTAACATACATGCATCATCTATGTATGGAAAACTGAACATAGAATCCATGTTCTTATCAAGGCAAGAAGGGAGGAACAAATTCAAGCTGCTCATGACGAAGCCATGTTTGGTACTTCAGCACTTCCACCTCCTACCAGTACTGACAGTGAGCCTGAAAGGGAGAATGAGAAAGAAGTTGATAAAAAAGCTGTTGTTACAAGCCTTTTAAGTGAAACGGTAAGTGGTTTCTCTGCAGACTTATGTGGATAAGCATGATGAGTCATTTAAGTAATCCTTGTATTTGGATTCAGGTGCTGGCCAAGAGAAAAGGATCTTGGCGAGATCGAGTTCGAGAATCATAGATGTCGCACCTTGTGGCTGATGCTGCTAACAGAAAGGCTTGCAAAAGTATTTAGAAATATAAACAAGTATTAGGTACCTATGCAACTTTTATATTTTGAGAAGTTGAAGCATATATTTATAGTTTGACAGGCTATACGTGCCTCTGTTTGTCATCACAGAAGAGGGGAAGTGTGGGATGTCTAGAAAGCCTTTTTGTAGATATTCAGTTTCAGTCTTTGTTTAAACTTTCAAGTGAATAGAACAGAATGAATTAGTTGTTTATTGTTTTCCAAATTCATTCCTTTCCATCCTCGTCGCCTGTGGGGCGTTTAGGTGGTTGGCAGAACTTTTCTGGACTGTCCTCCACCTTGTGCGCAACTTTCATCTAAAGAGACCCCTTTTTAAGCATGACAAGGAAGAATAAGAACAGTCAACGACTGAAACATAGGAGAAAAACGGCCTTAAAAGCGCAGTTCCTGGTTCCTGCATCCCTACCTTTTGAGCGCATTCCGGTGAAGTGACAGGGAATAAAGTGCCAATGACAAGGAAGGTTTCAATTTTTGAGATTTTGTTCTCAAACTCACTGTTACAAGAAGCAAAAAATCTTGGCTTTTATATTCACTCACTGGCATTCAATCATTAACTCTAAACTTTTAATGTTCTTCTACTAAATATACTTTTTATACATGTTATTGTTTTATTTATAGATTTAATTCGAcattgtatatttttataattatagttcttgtgtattatatttattattttttataatataatttattgatttcattaagtaaagtaaattaaataaaaaaattaataataataataataataataataataatagtaagttatagcatattaaaaaatattactatgaataatagaaaaaaatatttatatatctaaaagtgattttaactaatattatctaaataatatttattttattaaaatcaattttcgTATAGAGTTGTCAAACATAAATTATGTTGACACAAACTCACTTTTACCTAGAAAATCACTTTCATGCAAATTCTAAGTTTGATAAACACCAATCCAAACACACACCTAGGTGGTGGAGGACTATAGAGGCATTATAATAGATAAATGATCCAAAGGAATTTTAGATCGGACACTTTAGTTttcaacaaatttttattttctaaaaatttttattctctaaaaGTCTTCATAAATTACTTTTGTCGAACAGATTGATTCTTGTCTCATTTTGAATATCAACTAATTTGTTTTAGAGAGTATTTTTTGAGGATCTAATCATTTAATAATGAAATTTGTTAGGGACTTATTTGTCTAATATGCATATTGAAAAATTGACTCAAAATGACTCAAGGACTAATGTGTTTAATGAGAGCAATTCTCAAAgacttttaaagaataaaaatttggaGACTAAGGTATCTAATCTAAACATTTTTGGGAACTAAATTGGATgtttactaaaaaaataacttattttgTTTTGAGACGGTATATAGGTTAATCGTCAGCGTAACAAAAAATACCTCCATAGGTTCCCTACCTTGAGAGTAGGGTTAAGCTTAGGCTAAATCAATGCACTTACTCAAGAACTAAGAGCAGTGTAGGGAATACACTATGTTACTAGAACACCCCATAATGATCAAGCAGAGTGCAAGTGTCCAAATAATCCTAAATTCCTAATCCAAACACTCAAAGATGTTCTTTAAAACTCCATTTGATCCCTTGACACATGGGGATAGAGCCAATTCAAAGTAGGTACGAATTAAAGAAGTGCGTTAGAGCTAACTAATAATATAGGATTCCTTTCATCTCTCAGTTTGATTGAAATCAATTCTAGGATTGAAAAGCAGAAGCTTTTTAACACTCTATATTAAGTATAAAGCCATAGAGTCAAATATTAGCATTTTGCTACACAAGATATGTTGCACAAGATACATAAATAATACATAAGATTTCATACTAAACAACGAACAATCAATCTTTGAAACACACAAACTAACATAATAAGCTCAAAATGTTAACATCATTCAAAAGAACCAAAACTAATTATATATACATGTTCTTTAAATATCTTTAGTTGTATTCTTTTAGTCAATGGATTAGATAATAATAAATTGGGTAAATGTCCTATCCGGCCTATGATCTTTTTTCCGTGGAACAACGCGCATCTTGATCACCTTAAAACTTTATCCAAGCCCCCACCATCAATGAAAATGTACATATCAACACCTGCTACCTGATGGCAAACGGTTGTCCATCAGATTTGTCAGGTAAAATTTGACGTGTCTTGTCACAATGCCAGGTATCAATACGAAATTGTTGTAGAAACCAAAAGCCCCCTTCTTGTAACTCAAACGTCGTCGCATAGCCTTATTTAGTATCCCTTGAGAAACATTTCATTTCCATTAATCTCATTCCTCTTCTCACTCATTCACAAAAACTCTGTAACACATCTTCCACCATTGTTTCCCTCTAAAAGTCAATGACAACGTTGCAAGTGTTGGCCTAATTACAAGTCATTCACAGATGTTTTGAGGGTTTTGACTGCAGCTTCGTGGTGTAACatcctaattagcctaagctttacctcgtgtCGTAAAACAAAGGTTAATCAAACGTTACGATAGTTCTAagcttatacatataatatatagaaggaATTTATATAAATCTacaagcctgatgaaggatatagcttaAAAACAAGATTTGAAACGTGCAAAATGTACTATCAAAAtgtctaacttaaagcacaagaaacagatgtacaataacaaaatatagtagtataatatcatacggacatagccacggctcgcggagtttaagccggctagccaaatATACAGACAAAAGGCAACTGAAGTTTAAAAACGGCTTATACACGTTTTGTTCTCtccaatacaagcctctaggcaaaacaaaatacaaaaagtgagagacatatacataATAAACCAAAAGACTCCAAGAAGGTATCTGGATCCTCCGCTCTTGTCACCAATAATACAACTCACCGTGGTGGgttgcaacctgcatctgaaaacaacaacagaaatatggtataagAACTGAAGGTtctctcagtatggtaacagtgcccagtgatgtaggatataagaccccgggatgccaaagaCAATCCTAGGCTCCaaatccatcacaagattcaaacttaagGCATACTAAACAATAAAACACATATATAActcttaacataaataaatagggCATTCtgtcttaggggatttctattctaactaaatACCGCTGTCCCATAGCCTTCGCCACCCTACCCTCCGTGCGAACCCATTGCCACCGCCCACCTATCCTCCTTAGCACCAAACAAACACAgttatatacaatgcaagtaaatcaCAATTAGAAGCATATACagcaagtagttcaagtaagcaaataggcatgttattcatttaggcatatgattacaagtcggcaaagcatacaGACAGATAaagaatgcacatgatgaatgtctatcctattggcttgTGATACCACTTGTCGATTTatgaatgccaacccgacacatcctttcggatgtcgccTTTTCTGCCacttccaaggatatagtgcctggcacgctcttgttccaaggatatagtgcctggcacattatcgttccgaggatatagtgcctggcacactcttgcagcagaGAAGGAGAATAACAACAACATATAACTCATCACAAATCATTCCAAGgctatagtgcctggcacactatcattccaaggatatagtgtctggcCCACTTTCTATACCCATCAAGCTTATCATTCCATTTGAGTCATCAACTCATCACAACCATcctcaattcataattttcattCCGAACTCATAATTCCTCAGTTCTCATCTCATATACCAATCCTTCTTTACGCTCCATCTAACCCATTCTCagcacaccagaaacctaagcctccgtttttctaattttttataataatcatCAACTAAAACCCTTAGCCTATCTCCCATATTCCCATACTCAAAATTAAGCccaaaagccttaaaatggtgttagaGAAGATTAtgaccttgttgggaaggtgaaatagttgaaaacaaagtttaaatttgtgaaacagggcatgtgcgtgcgcacgcccaaaagtgtgtgtacgcacaggtatgAAAATTCACATGCCTGTTCACACACACAAGTTGTGTGAGCACCCCCAACAGGCGACCCTTCCCGACTTGttcgtgcgcacagggctgtgcgtacgcacagggctgtgcgtacgcacaagtcgcAATTCTTCATTAATGTGcgcgcgcgcacaagctgtgctaacgcTGCAAGCAGAGAGCCTTTTcctacctgtgcatacgcacaggtctgtgcgtctgcacagaaTAAGATTTACGCaggtttgtgcgtacgcacaaggctgtgtgtgCGTATATCtcagaaatcctgaaattctacaactttgcagaatttta is a window from the Arachis hypogaea cultivar Tifrunner chromosome 1, arahy.Tifrunner.gnm2.J5K5, whole genome shotgun sequence genome containing:
- the LOC112695986 gene encoding uncharacterized protein, with product MEEEKAAAYYDELTRKGEGAARFKQGLGFSSAPSNDDAPKRGSALASSSSSFLSKFVKASAPSNSNSPPPPPLSSESDKQAPLLSIQDKLKKKPAPDSSRVPEKNRDREPDPTTRRRSRSRTRSRDRCRERGKESRRRSRSRSRSRERHSHRDRDRDRDRRRRRRSRSRSRSDSDGERRRRGRRRSRSRSVSPRRSEKNRDRDDRRKGNNAGVDYAKLISGYDTMSSAERVKAKMKLQLSQTAAQDSEKGKGWERFEFDKDAPLEDEEIEVAEDDASLVKQIGQSFRYSKIEARREEQIQAAHDEAMFGTSALPPPTSTDSEPERENEKEVDKKAVVTSLLSETVLAKRKGSWRDRVRES